A single region of the Pararhodospirillum photometricum DSM 122 genome encodes:
- the parC gene encoding DNA topoisomerase IV subunit A, translating to MKKGAPVDPPPQDIRETPLSEALSERYLAYALSTIVSRSLPDVRDGLKPVHRRLLYAMRLLKLDPGSGFKKCARVVGDVIGKYHPHGDSAVYEALVRLAQEFAARYPLVEGQGNFGNIDGDNAAAMRYTEARLTLVAQVLMEGLDEDAVDFRPTYDGEDEEPLVMPGAFPNLLANGSTGIAVGMATNIPPHNAAEVCDAVLHLIDHPEADTDALLTYVKGPDFPTGGLLTENAETLRTAYRTGRGAMRVRARWTKEPLSHGLYQIVVTEIPYQVQKARLIERIAELITSRKLPILADVRDESTDVVRLVLEPRSRSVEPETLMEQLFRLTDLEIRFNLNMNVLDGDGVPRVMSLKEVLAAFIAHRLIVLERRSQHRLGKIAHRLEVLAGQLIAYLNLDEVIRIIREEDEPKPVLCQHFSLTDVQAEAILNTRLRSLRRLEEMELRREHEELSAEQARLQALLADETLRRAAIADEIRHVRTTFGPKTALGARRTGLAEAPSAVVVPIEALIEREPITIYLTRMGWLRAVKGHQTSTDDVKVKDGDVLVWTVQAQTTDKLLVFDTTGRFFTLGADRVPRGRGFGEPIRLMVDVPADAEIVALFVHAPERRLILASSSGRGFVVEEREVLAQTRAGRQVLTLGEGERAVLCHPVQGDHVAVVGSNRKLLVFPLTQIPVMTRGKGVILQRYKEATLSDLKTFDLAAGLTWPSGERTRHETDLTPWLGDRAGQGRNPPQGFPRNNRFEGV from the coding sequence ATGAAAAAGGGCGCCCCCGTCGATCCGCCCCCCCAGGACATCCGCGAGACCCCGCTTTCCGAGGCCCTGTCGGAGCGCTACCTAGCGTATGCCCTTTCGACCATTGTCTCGCGGTCGTTGCCCGATGTGCGTGACGGTCTCAAGCCGGTCCATCGCCGTTTGCTCTACGCGATGCGCTTGCTCAAGCTCGACCCCGGGTCGGGCTTCAAGAAATGCGCCCGCGTTGTCGGCGATGTCATCGGTAAATATCACCCCCACGGTGATAGCGCCGTCTACGAGGCCCTGGTCCGCCTTGCCCAGGAATTTGCCGCGCGCTATCCCCTGGTCGAGGGCCAGGGCAACTTCGGCAACATCGACGGCGATAACGCCGCCGCCATGCGCTACACCGAAGCCCGCCTGACCCTGGTTGCCCAGGTCCTGATGGAGGGACTCGACGAGGATGCCGTCGATTTCCGCCCGACCTACGACGGCGAGGACGAAGAGCCCCTGGTCATGCCGGGCGCTTTTCCCAATCTGCTGGCCAATGGCTCCACCGGCATTGCCGTGGGCATGGCCACCAACATCCCGCCCCACAATGCTGCCGAGGTCTGCGACGCCGTTCTCCACCTCATCGACCATCCCGAGGCCGATACCGACGCCCTGCTGACCTACGTCAAAGGGCCCGACTTCCCCACCGGCGGCCTGCTCACCGAAAACGCCGAGACCCTACGCACCGCCTACCGTACCGGGCGCGGCGCCATGCGGGTGCGGGCCCGCTGGACCAAGGAACCCCTGTCGCACGGTCTCTATCAGATCGTGGTCACCGAGATTCCCTATCAGGTGCAAAAGGCCCGGCTCATCGAGCGCATTGCCGAGTTGATCACCTCGCGCAAGCTGCCGATTCTCGCCGACGTGCGCGACGAATCGACCGACGTGGTCCGCCTCGTTCTCGAGCCGCGCAGCCGCTCGGTCGAGCCGGAAACCCTGATGGAGCAGTTGTTCCGGCTTACCGATCTGGAAATCCGCTTCAACCTCAACATGAACGTCCTCGACGGCGACGGCGTGCCGCGCGTGATGTCCTTGAAGGAGGTTCTGGCCGCTTTCATCGCCCACCGGCTGATCGTTCTGGAGCGTCGCAGCCAGCACCGCCTGGGCAAGATCGCCCACCGCTTGGAGGTGCTGGCCGGCCAGTTGATCGCCTACCTCAACCTGGATGAGGTGATCCGCATCATCCGCGAGGAAGACGAGCCCAAGCCCGTGCTGTGCCAGCATTTCTCCCTGACCGACGTTCAGGCCGAAGCTATCCTCAACACCCGCTTGCGCTCCTTGCGCCGCCTGGAAGAAATGGAACTGCGCCGCGAGCACGAGGAACTCTCGGCCGAACAAGCCCGGCTCCAGGCCTTGCTGGCCGACGAAACCCTGCGCCGCGCCGCCATCGCCGACGAAATCCGCCACGTACGCACCACCTTCGGCCCCAAGACCGCACTGGGCGCCCGCCGCACCGGGCTCGCCGAAGCGCCGAGCGCCGTGGTCGTGCCCATCGAGGCGCTGATCGAGCGCGAGCCCATCACCATCTATTTAACCCGCATGGGCTGGCTGCGCGCCGTCAAGGGCCACCAGACCTCCACCGACGATGTGAAGGTCAAGGACGGCGACGTCCTGGTGTGGACGGTCCAGGCCCAGACCACCGACAAACTCCTGGTGTTCGACACCACCGGCCGCTTCTTCACCCTGGGCGCCGACCGGGTGCCGCGCGGTCGCGGCTTTGGCGAGCCCATCCGCCTGATGGTGGACGTGCCCGCCGATGCCGAGATCGTCGCCCTGTTCGTCCATGCCCCCGAGCGGCGCCTGATCCTGGCCAGTTCCTCGGGCCGGGGTTTTGTCGTGGAAGAGCGCGAGGTGCTGGCCCAGACCCGCGCCGGGCGTCAGGTCCTGACGCTTGGCGAGGGCGAACGCGCGGTCTTGTGCCATCCGGTCCAGGGCGACCACGTGGCTGTGGTTGGCAGCAATCGCAAGTTGCTGGTCTTCCCCCTGACCCAAATCCCCGTCATGACCCGGGGCAAGGGGGTGATCTTGCAGCGCTACAAGGAAGCCACCCTGTCCGATCTCAAGACCTTCGATCTCGCCGCCGGCCTGACGTGGCCGTCCGGCGAACGCACCCGCCACGAGACCGACCTCACCCCGTGGCTCGGCGACCGCGCCGGCCAAGGGCGCAATCCGCCGCAGGGGTTCCCGCGGAATAACCGGTTTGAGGGGGTGTAG
- a CDS encoding diguanylate cyclase domain-containing protein codes for MIAEKCQAALAAPIPYKDHTLRIGLSIGSARFPTDATTAAALLAHADQAMYHAKHGRNT; via the coding sequence TTGATCGCCGAGAAGTGTCAGGCCGCCCTGGCCGCCCCGATCCCCTACAAGGACCACACGCTGCGCATCGGCCTGTCGATTGGCAGCGCCCGCTTCCCCACCGACGCCACCACCGCCGCCGCCCTCCTCGCCCACGCCGATCAGGCCATGTACCACGCCAAACACGGCCGAAACACCTAG